From Thalassoglobus sp. JC818, the proteins below share one genomic window:
- a CDS encoding DUF5682 family protein, producing MNRIQVFGIRHHGPGCARSLLSAFQEWGPDVVLMEGPADAEPSLELIQTGEVIPPVAMLVYPKQQPRRSISYPFAVFSPEWQALQWANEQSVPVRLIDLPMSHRLALDEAESSPDQPEDDQEQAGDDSTESEPAWRADPIAILSNAAGYSDPELWWDEQIERRQDARQLFEAIQEAMRSVRDEFPETREADLLREAFMRKTIRRALKEDFQRIAIVCGAWHCPVLDEDALKGKVPGCRVKDDQARLKGLPKLKTTSTWIPWTYDRLAYRSGYGAGIRSPGWYEHVWNYGDHAPRSWLTNAARLLRRKEFDAAPANIVEALRLAESLAAIRERPSAGLAELNESILAVLCHGNTAPLQLIREELEIGDRLGSVPIETPTVPLAEDLARLQKSLRLKPTVEKKIVDLDLRKPIGLQRSQLLNRLNILGISWGTLQQSGGGISTFHELWQLQWHPEFAVDLIDANVWGTTVESAASSRILDLANSASTLSALTQSLDAAILADLQESIPGLIELIRSKSAVGSDVVHLMEAVGPLANISRYSDVRGTQCSAVLPLLKEMLTRILIGLPSACQSTDDDAAEAVQKGILSTQAALDLIQDAELTEEWNQRLSRILNSSAHGLLRGSVCRLLIERKILNTEELNRITSLELSPATPTRTAANWLIGLLQGSGLVLLHMDDLWRSLDQWLMLLNEEVFDELLPILRRAFSDFTGPERRQMAEKIRTFDLTATSRKTSNTLATEKAIHSERASLVIPILSEILGVKND from the coding sequence GTGAATCGTATTCAGGTGTTCGGCATTCGGCATCACGGTCCCGGATGCGCTCGAAGCTTGTTATCTGCGTTTCAGGAATGGGGTCCTGATGTCGTGCTGATGGAAGGACCAGCCGACGCCGAACCTTCTCTCGAGTTAATTCAAACTGGCGAAGTCATTCCCCCTGTGGCCATGCTTGTGTATCCCAAGCAGCAGCCGCGACGATCTATCAGCTACCCGTTCGCTGTTTTTTCTCCGGAATGGCAAGCGCTTCAATGGGCCAACGAACAGAGTGTGCCGGTGCGACTGATCGATTTGCCGATGTCTCATCGATTGGCCCTCGACGAAGCAGAATCATCGCCTGATCAACCTGAAGACGATCAAGAACAAGCTGGCGATGACTCCACCGAGAGCGAACCAGCTTGGCGGGCGGACCCGATCGCAATTCTCTCAAACGCTGCGGGCTATTCCGATCCCGAGTTGTGGTGGGATGAACAGATTGAACGCCGGCAGGATGCTCGACAACTCTTCGAAGCGATTCAGGAAGCAATGCGGTCAGTCCGAGACGAATTCCCTGAAACGCGAGAGGCTGATCTGCTTCGAGAAGCGTTCATGCGAAAAACGATTCGTCGGGCTCTGAAGGAAGACTTTCAGCGGATCGCCATTGTCTGTGGAGCCTGGCATTGCCCGGTTCTCGATGAAGATGCCTTGAAAGGAAAGGTCCCCGGCTGTCGCGTCAAAGATGATCAAGCTCGACTGAAAGGCCTCCCCAAGCTGAAGACCACGTCGACCTGGATTCCCTGGACTTACGACCGGCTCGCGTATCGAAGTGGCTATGGAGCAGGAATCCGATCTCCCGGCTGGTATGAGCATGTCTGGAACTATGGGGATCACGCACCTCGCAGCTGGTTAACAAATGCTGCGCGATTGCTTCGCAGAAAGGAATTCGATGCCGCCCCTGCCAACATTGTCGAAGCGCTGAGATTGGCAGAGAGTCTCGCTGCGATTCGAGAACGTCCAAGTGCTGGCCTCGCGGAACTTAATGAATCGATCCTCGCGGTCCTCTGTCACGGAAACACCGCCCCGCTTCAACTCATTCGGGAAGAACTCGAAATCGGGGACCGACTCGGTTCCGTTCCGATCGAAACACCAACGGTCCCGCTGGCCGAGGACCTCGCACGACTTCAGAAATCTCTGCGGCTGAAACCAACTGTGGAGAAGAAAATTGTCGATCTTGATTTGCGAAAGCCAATCGGATTGCAACGCAGCCAGCTACTCAATCGCCTGAATATCCTCGGAATTTCATGGGGAACGCTTCAGCAGTCGGGCGGAGGAATTTCCACATTTCATGAATTGTGGCAGTTGCAGTGGCACCCCGAATTTGCAGTGGACCTGATCGATGCCAATGTCTGGGGAACTACAGTTGAATCGGCTGCGTCATCCCGAATCCTTGATCTCGCAAACTCTGCCTCAACGTTGAGTGCGCTGACTCAGTCACTCGACGCCGCCATCCTCGCCGACCTTCAGGAATCCATTCCCGGTCTCATCGAACTCATTCGAAGCAAGTCCGCTGTCGGCAGCGATGTCGTCCATTTAATGGAAGCAGTCGGCCCGCTGGCGAATATTTCACGTTACAGCGACGTACGAGGCACACAGTGCTCGGCGGTGCTTCCACTTCTCAAAGAAATGCTGACACGCATCTTGATTGGTTTGCCGAGCGCATGTCAGTCGACGGACGATGACGCAGCAGAAGCTGTTCAAAAAGGCATCCTCTCCACTCAAGCTGCTCTCGACTTGATTCAGGATGCCGAACTCACCGAAGAATGGAACCAACGTTTGTCGCGTATCTTAAACTCGAGTGCACACGGGCTCCTCAGAGGATCAGTCTGCAGACTGTTAATCGAACGCAAGATCCTCAACACCGAAGAGCTTAATCGAATTACATCGCTGGAACTTTCACCCGCCACGCCGACGCGGACAGCTGCGAATTGGCTGATTGGCTTATTGCAAGGGAGCGGGCTCGTGCTGCTTCATATGGATGATTTATGGCGAAGCCTCGATCAATGGTTGATGCTGCTGAATGAAGAGGTCTTCGATGAACTTCTGCCGATCCTTAGAAGAGCATTCAGCGATTTCACCGGTCCCGAACGCCGACAGATGGCGGAGAAGATTCGAACTTTCGACCTAACAGCGACGTCTCGCAAAACATCTAACACACTTGCGACCGAGAAAGCCATTCACTCCGAACGTGCGAGTCTGGTCATTCCAATCCTGTCTGAAATCCTGGGAGTCAAGAATGACTGA
- a CDS encoding VWA domain-containing protein produces the protein MTDNSSKERSRRWRMVLGKESDPPDDAFPLEAEDKGRDDVLQALYDSNRQGGLGSSCPNVNRWLGDIRQYFSESNVKLMQRDALERLNLHEMLLQPETLEQVEPDIHLVATLLALKSVIPAKTKETARQVVRKVVEEVEKKIRQPMVEAVRGAFHRATRNNRPKPNEIDWNRTIKRNLKNFLPEQKAIIPEKLVGYGRRRSAMRDLILCVDQSGSMATSVVYSSLFASVLASIHSLRTNLVVFDTEVVDLSELLQDPVDTLFGAQLGGGTDINRAVAYCQSLIQRPQQTVMILITDLYEGGNANELLQRIARIVHSGVNLVCLLALNDEGAPSFDDHLSRALASLGVPAFACTPDHFPDLIAAAIDRKDLTQWAANHDLITHGDFHSQQNPS, from the coding sequence ATGACTGATAACTCATCAAAAGAACGATCGCGACGCTGGCGAATGGTCCTCGGAAAAGAGTCCGACCCACCGGACGACGCATTTCCACTCGAAGCAGAAGACAAAGGCCGCGACGACGTTCTTCAGGCGCTCTACGATTCCAATCGCCAGGGCGGACTCGGAAGTTCCTGCCCGAACGTCAATCGCTGGCTCGGAGACATTCGCCAGTACTTCTCAGAATCCAACGTGAAGCTGATGCAGCGAGACGCTCTCGAACGGCTCAACCTGCATGAAATGTTGTTGCAACCGGAAACGCTCGAGCAAGTCGAGCCAGATATTCATCTCGTCGCCACGCTTCTCGCTTTGAAAAGTGTGATTCCCGCGAAGACCAAAGAGACAGCCCGGCAGGTTGTTAGAAAAGTCGTTGAGGAAGTCGAAAAGAAAATCCGCCAGCCGATGGTTGAGGCTGTGCGAGGCGCCTTTCATCGTGCCACTCGAAACAATCGCCCCAAGCCCAATGAAATCGACTGGAACCGGACGATTAAACGGAACCTCAAGAACTTTCTTCCGGAACAAAAGGCAATCATCCCCGAAAAGCTGGTCGGCTACGGACGTCGAAGATCGGCCATGCGAGATCTTATTCTGTGCGTCGACCAGAGTGGATCGATGGCCACTTCGGTCGTCTACTCCAGCTTGTTCGCATCCGTCCTCGCGTCGATTCACTCGCTCCGCACAAACCTGGTTGTCTTCGATACCGAAGTCGTCGACCTCAGCGAACTCCTGCAAGATCCGGTCGACACTCTCTTCGGAGCTCAATTAGGAGGAGGAACCGACATTAATCGAGCGGTGGCTTATTGCCAGTCGCTGATACAGCGTCCTCAACAGACGGTAATGATTCTAATCACCGACCTTTACGAAGGAGGAAACGCAAACGAGTTGCTTCAACGGATTGCTCGCATCGTACATTCGGGCGTCAACCTCGTCTGCCTGCTCGCGTTGAACGATGAGGGAGCCCCCTCTTTCGATGACCATCTTTCGCGGGCGCTCGCTTCGCTGGGCGTGCCTGCCTTCGCTTGCACTCCCGATCATTTCCCTGACCTGATCGCTGCTGCGATCGATCGCAAAGACCTCACACAGTGGGCTGCCAATCACGATCTGATCACTCACGGAGATTTCCATTCTCAACAGAACCCATCGTAA
- a CDS encoding D-TA family PLP-dependent enzyme, which yields MSRPQLPSIYQINSPERIDSPSLIVFQELLDQNLNAMIEMAQQPERLRPHCKTHKMSTIIKNELQRGIRKHKAATFAEAEMLAIAGVEDVFLAYNLIGPAIDRAIAFRKKFPNVRLSVTADDLTQIEALSRAMEAAGTSIDVVLDINPGRDRTGLPLGESAKIAYAKISKAPGLRAAGLHLYDGHLKISNLDERKSAVKNYWQSVSEFRDSLQADGFPVEKVICGGTPTFPAYTEIDDDCIELSPGTCVYHDAGYGENFPDLDMFTPAALVMTRVISRPTANRITFDLGTKAIASDPAMGERAIFPAIPDGVQVLQNEEHLVIETDSAEQWKTGDWTLAIPRHVCPTSVLYPAAIIISKGEQIDEWPIEARDRRLTI from the coding sequence ATGTCCCGCCCGCAGCTTCCCAGCATCTATCAGATCAACTCACCTGAGCGAATTGACAGCCCTTCGCTTATCGTCTTTCAAGAATTGCTCGACCAAAACTTGAACGCCATGATCGAAATGGCGCAGCAACCAGAGCGACTGAGGCCCCACTGCAAAACACATAAGATGAGCACCATCATCAAGAACGAGCTTCAGCGAGGCATTCGCAAACACAAAGCTGCGACTTTCGCCGAAGCCGAAATGCTCGCCATTGCCGGTGTGGAAGACGTCTTCCTCGCTTACAACCTGATCGGCCCTGCGATCGATCGTGCGATTGCTTTTCGAAAGAAATTCCCCAACGTTCGACTCAGTGTGACAGCCGACGATTTAACACAGATCGAAGCTCTCAGCCGAGCAATGGAAGCAGCTGGCACTTCGATTGATGTTGTTCTCGACATCAACCCCGGCCGCGATCGAACTGGTTTGCCGCTCGGAGAAAGTGCGAAAATCGCCTACGCCAAAATCTCAAAGGCTCCCGGACTCCGCGCAGCTGGGCTGCATCTTTACGATGGTCACCTCAAAATCTCCAATCTCGACGAACGGAAATCTGCTGTTAAGAATTACTGGCAATCAGTCAGCGAGTTCCGCGACAGCTTGCAGGCGGACGGTTTCCCCGTCGAGAAAGTCATCTGCGGTGGAACTCCCACATTCCCTGCTTATACTGAAATCGATGATGACTGCATCGAACTCAGCCCGGGAACCTGTGTCTATCATGATGCTGGATACGGTGAGAACTTTCCCGACCTCGACATGTTCACCCCCGCTGCTCTTGTCATGACCCGAGTCATCAGCCGCCCGACCGCGAATCGCATCACATTCGATCTCGGCACAAAGGCCATTGCTTCCGATCCGGCGATGGGTGAACGAGCCATTTTCCCAGCCATCCCCGACGGCGTTCAAGTCCTTCAAAACGAAGAGCACCTGGTGATCGAGACCGACTCCGCCGAGCAATGGAAAACCGGGGACTGGACCCTCGCCATCCCCCGCCACGTCTGCCCCACATCCGTCCTTTACCCAGCAGCCATCATCATTTCCAAAGGCGAACAAATCGACGAATGGCCAATCGAAGCCCGCGACCGCCGCCTCACCATTTAA
- a CDS encoding transposase: protein MFFFTVVTDRRQPIFRCQSARSLLGDCLRQCRTRWTFEIMAIVLLPDHLHAIWSLPSGDSNYSVRWSWIKKEFSKRWLGAGHHEYEISAARRREGRRGVWQPRFWEHTIKSDDDYERHFDYIHYNPVKHGFVRCPHEWPHSSFHRWVKQGVYPWHWACWNDSQRSMNFDDMNESVGE, encoded by the coding sequence ATGTTCTTCTTTACGGTCGTGACTGATCGTCGCCAACCGATCTTTCGTTGCCAATCGGCTCGGTCCCTGCTGGGCGATTGTCTGCGTCAATGTCGTACTAGATGGACTTTCGAGATCATGGCAATCGTGTTGCTGCCAGATCACCTGCATGCGATCTGGTCGCTTCCTAGTGGAGATTCGAACTATTCTGTCCGCTGGTCGTGGATCAAGAAGGAATTTTCAAAGCGGTGGCTCGGAGCGGGTCATCACGAATACGAGATTTCAGCAGCTCGCCGAAGAGAAGGTCGTCGCGGCGTGTGGCAACCAAGATTTTGGGAACACACAATCAAATCCGACGACGATTATGAGAGACATTTTGACTACATTCACTACAACCCGGTGAAACACGGATTCGTTCGCTGTCCACATGAATGGCCTCATTCGAGCTTTCATCGCTGGGTCAAACAAGGCGTTTACCCCTGGCACTGGGCGTGCTGGAACGACTCACAGCGATCAATGAATTTCGATGACATGAATGAATCGGTTGGAGAATGA